The Eriocheir sinensis breed Jianghai 21 unplaced genomic scaffold, ASM2467909v1 Scaffold233, whole genome shotgun sequence genome includes a window with the following:
- the LOC126991054 gene encoding uncharacterized protein LOC126991054 yields the protein MSQDRKLEEALSSAFSGLTIDTPHHTVLRSGAAYPKPIPPATPLPPAKKLPSDFSPKLSQTTSSQTEQHQSDPTMSDKPQNVILRGEDKNPKYTGSEETGPDLLTHLQRVEDAFTKFHYTNEKEKLAHLYDSIHTGPCRAQSIIKSDAFKKAKTYDEAKANLINHFGSTCKQGALSVLFRLAATYRPKIKANIAVDDCLGVAGGAFTEFETQFRHSPWTTDETMNLEDVSRLFSYFVFLLNCTETLFKELQKEEPLPKGRTLFNHISPLSGREPTSEPPSSAVRGVRIQRGRPQSRSPTGAQTPRNRSTTPRGRRPYTRGRGRGRGYNTQYCYNCRITGHHTRNCWYGGNTQQSNQYCSYHKTSGHNTKDCRARPRGGTSSGEASRATSPAIT from the coding sequence atgtcccaggatcGAAAACTGGAAGAGGCTTTATCCTCTGCCTTCAGCGGTTTAACAATTGATACTCCCCATCACACAGTCCTCCGTTCAGGAGCTGCTTATCCAAAACCTATTCCCCCAGCAACCCCATTACCTCCTGCTAAGAAGCTCCCCTCAGACTTCTCACCAAAGCTTTCCCAGACTACTTCTTCTCAGACAGAACAGCACCAAAGTGACCCAACCATGAGTGACAAACCTCAAAACGTCATTTTAAGGGGCGaggataaaaatccaaaatatacgggctcagaggagaccggccccgacctcctaactcacctgcagcgggtagaggatgcttttaccaaattccattatacaaatgaaaaggagaaattggcccacctttacgacagcatccacacgggcccttgtcgggctcaatccattataaaaagtgacgcattcaagaaagccaaaacatatgatgaagcgaaagcgaatctcatcaaccatttcggctccacatgcaaacaaggtgccctgtcagtcttgttccgcctagcggctacctaccgtcccaaaataaaggctaatattgcagtggatgactgtttaggcgtcgcgggtggagccttcacagagtttgaaacccaattccgtcactccccgtggactaccgatgagacaatgaaccttgaggatgtgagccgccttttctcatactttgtctttctcctcaattgcacggagacactcttcaaagagttacaaaaggaagaacccctaccaaAAGGTAGAACCCTTTTCAACCACATCAGTCCCCTGTCGGGACGAGAGCCAACATCAGAACCCCCATCCTCAGCGGTGAGGGGTGTCAGAATTCAGAGGGGGCGTCCCCAAAGTCGCTCCCCGACCGGAGCTCAGACCCCTAGGAACCGCTCTACCACACCCCGCGGCCGCCGCCCTTACACTAGAGGCAGGGGTCGCGGGCGtggctataacactcaatattgttacaactgcagaatcacaggacaccatACACGTAATTGCTGGTACGGCGGCAACACCCAACAGTCCAATCAATATtgttcctaccataagacatcaggccataacaccaaggattgccgcgcgaggccccggggaggtacctcgtcgggggaagcctcgcgcgccacgtctcccgcaataacatag